A single region of the Chelonia mydas isolate rCheMyd1 chromosome 4, rCheMyd1.pri.v2, whole genome shotgun sequence genome encodes:
- the PARM1 gene encoding prostate androgen-regulated mucin-like protein 1 isoform X6 has protein sequence MGCPARLALLLLAAGLSLHSAHSDFTSSLSPSERNTITSESTQTTVPVTPAASTIADKLQSASAATATTSRDKVTSGPAEQGNTIISVGTTKELSAAKKHLASHTERADVSATSPSPSSTTGSESTATEHISRTSVAILTNTAVPDTATPSTTAPDTATPSTTAPDTATPATTFSHLTNTSPSSSLAGSSTQTTITNQNTIQLPNASTAAPATEDAPTKKTPTESFSSGPAIRQTSQVTLATKSVAEATSPESTTFSTGVTMEEVQRALSSAGVLWG, from the coding sequence GATTGAGTCTTCACTCTGCACATTCAGACTTTACATCCTCTCTCAGTCCTTCTGAGAGAAATACCATTACGTCAGAATCAACTCAAACCACTGTCCCTGTCACCCCTGCTGCTAGCACAATAGCAGACAAGCTACAATCAGCATCAGCAGCAACAGCAACCACTTCAAGAGACAAAGTCACCTCAGGACCAGCAGAACAGGGCAACACCATAATCTCCGTAGGCACCACAAAAGAGTTGTCAGCTGCCAAGAAACATCTTGCCTCTCATACAGAAAGAGCAGATGTTTCAGCCACCAGCCCATCACCGTCATCAACCACTGGCTCAGAATCAACAGCCACAGAACACATCTCCAGGACTTCAGTTGCCATCCTGACAAATACAGCAGTTCCAGATACAGCCACCCCTTCCACAACAGCTCCAGATACAGCCACCCCTTCCACAACAGCTCCAGATACAGCCACCCCAGCAACGACCTTCTCTCACCTAACTAATACCTCGCCTTCATCGTCATTGGCAGGTTCTTCCACACAGACCACCATTACAAATCAAAACACAATCCAGCTGCCAAATGCATCCACGGCAGCACCTGCTACAGAGGATGCCCCTACTAAAAAGACGCCCACAGAGTCCTTCTCATCAGGCCCTGCGATCAGACAAACATCTCAAGTAACTTTGGCAACCAAGTCTGTCGCAGAGGCCACCTCCCCTGAGAGCACCACTTTCTCCACAGGAGTAACCATGGAAGAGGTCCAGCGGGCTTTAAGTTCAG